Below is a window of Sandaracinaceae bacterium DNA.
AGGACCTCGACTTCATCGCGCTGTCGTTCGTGCGCGGGCCCGAGGACATCCTCGAGGTGCGCGCGCTCATCGAGAAGGCGGGCGGCCACCAGAAGCTCATCGCCAAGATCGAGAACCGCGAGGGCGTGGACAACTTCGACGCGATCCTGGCGGTGGCCGACGGCATCATGGTGGCGCGCGGTGATCTCGGTGTGGAGGTGGACCTCGAGGAGCTGCCGGTCATCCAGCGCATGATCGTTCGGAAGTGCGCCATCGCGGGCAAGCCGTCCATCGTGGCCACGCACTTGCTCGAGTCCATGATCGAGAACCCGATGCCCACGCGCGCCGAGGTGACCGACGTGGCCAACGCGATCACCGAGCAGGCCGACGCCATCATGCTCAGCGGCGAGACGGCCACCGGCGCGTACCCCGACCGCTGCGTGGAGATCCTGGACCGCATCGCGCGGCGCATCGAGCGCGAGCCGAGCCTGGGCTTCTACACACTGCGGCCGCCGACCACCACGCAGCGCGAGCACATCGCGCAGAGCGCGTGCCGCCTGGCGGACTCCATGCACGCGGCGGGCATCATCGTGGTCACGCGGCGCGGGCTGTTCGGCCAGCTGGTGTCCAGCTATCGCCCCATGCGAACGCCCATCTACGCGTTCACGAACATGAGCACGAGCCGCCGCAAGCTCGCGCTGCTGCGCGGGGTGGTGCCCTTCCGGATGCGCCTGTCGAACGACCCGCAGAAGACCATCGACGCCGCGCTGGCGCGCATCCGCGAGCAGGTGCCCGTGGCCGACGGCGCCAAGTTCGTGGTGGTGAGCGACGTGCGCACGAGCAGCGGAGAGCTGGTGACGAGCATCCAGGTGCGCGACGCCTGAGGCGGGGGCGTGGTCTGCTGCCCCCGGCTCGAGCGTTAGCCCCTGATTCGACACATCTGGCTGGGGGCCGCTGCTGAGCAGCACTATGGGCACCCTGACTGAAGTCCGGGGCAGCATCCGGGCCTGGTCGAATGCGGAAGTCCGCCCTCCGGGCGGACTGCGTGTCAAGGTCGGATGTGCCTAGAACGTGATCCGCGCCTCGATCAATCGTCCCCTGCTTGGAACTGCACAGTCCGGGCCCTGGTAGGGGGCTGGAGTCCGCCGCCGGGCCTGATGCTGGCCGGGCTTTACGCCCAGGGGCCAATGTCCCTTGAAACAGGCCCGATTCAAGCTGGCCAGGGCCTGCCAAGACTTGTGTTGAATCCTCAGAATCAAGCCGTGGGTGCCCTTTCAGGAGGGCACCTCGGCCCACCCAGACCACAACTACTCGGTGGGAGCCTCTGCCGCTGGCGCCTCGGGCGCGGGGGCCGGAGCACCCGTGTCCGCGCGCGCGACGTTCACGTGGATGAGCGTGTGCACCTGGCTGCCGTACGAGCGGTGGGCGCCGTCGGCGAACTGGAGGCGCAGCGTGTGCGGGCCGGGCTCGAGCTGCAGGTCGGCCTCGGTCTGACCGAGACCGTAGTGGATGTGCTGCGCGTCGGCCGGCACCGCTGTGCCGCGCGGCACCGGGTCGCCATCGACGATGATGTGGTGGTGGCCACCGCCATCGGCGAGCGTGCCGGCGGGCATGACGGTGAGACCCTCGACGCCCATCTGGACGTGGACCGTGACCTTGCCGTCGGAGATGGGCCCCACCACGGTGGCCCCGTCGCTGGGCGTCACGAAGAAGACGCGCGCGGTGTCGGGGATGACCGGCATGGGCGCCGGGACACCCTCACCGTGGGCCGCGTGGGCTGCGGCCTCGTCGTTGGCGTTTCCGCAGCCCGCGACGAACGCGAGCAGCAAGAAGGCGCCGAGCGGGGCACGCAGGAGACGAGGGGACCGAGAGCGGAGAATCGAGAGGGACACGGTGCGACTCCAGAGCGTCAGGGGGTTCGAAGTGCTCGGAGTATGACGCGTTTCGGCGCGCCGCGTTACGGTCAGGAGGCGTCGCGGCTGCGCTCGCCCGTGCTGCTGGCGTCGTCCAGCACCAGGCCCGTGATGGCGCCGGGTACGCCCGACCCACGCTGGTCGCCCAGGGCGTCGATGAGCGCGTACCGCATGGTGTCGCAGTCGGGGTAGCGCACGTTGCGATCGCGATGCAGCGCGCGGCTGACCACCATGCCCAGCTCGGCCGGGACGTCGGGGCGCAGCTCGGAGACGAGCGGCGGTGGCTCCTCGATGATGCGCCGGAAGAGCGCGGCCACGTTCTTCGAGTCGCGCATGTCGTAGGGCGGCCGGCCCGTGAGCAGCTCGAAGAGCGTGCAGCCCACGGAGTAGACGTCGGAGCTGGGCCCCACGCGCTCGCCCATGATCTGCTCGGGCGACATGTACGGCGGCGTGCCGAGCGCCACGCCCGACGCGGTGACGCGGTCGTCTTCACCGAAGCGGCGCGACAAGCCGAAGTCCACCAGCTTGACCATGACCTCGCCGCCCACACGGGCGACCATGATGTTGCCGGGCTTGATGTCGCGATGGACGATGCCAGCGTCGTGCACCGCCGCGAGCGCCGAGAGCAGGCCGATGGTGACGCCCACCGCGACGCGCACGTCCACGGGGCCACGCTCGATGAGGTGCGCCAGGGTCTGACCGGGCAAGAGCTCCATGACGACGAACGGATGACCCACGGCGTCGAAGCCCATGTCGAACACGCGGACGATGTTGGGGTGGCTCACCGAGGCGAGCGCCTGGGCCTCGCGCAGGAAGCGCACGCGCTCCACGGAGCCGGGCAGGAACTTGCGGTGCAGGATCTTCAGCGCGACGGCGCGCCCCGAGTGCAGCTCGGTGGCCCGGTAGACCACGCCCATCGCGCCGCGGCCGAGCTGCTCCGTGAGCGCGTAGCGATCGGGGCCACCGGCGGGCGGGGGCTCGGAGCTGGCGGCGGGCGGGTACGACGACCGCAGACCGCATGCACATGAGCCGCCGCGGGTGTCGCGCTCGGCGCCGCAGGCTTGGCAAACTACAAGGGTGGGACGGTCAGTCATCGGTTGGCATCGAGTGCCTAAGCAAGGACCAGGCCATCCCATCTGGGGACACTCAGGTCAAGTTTCGTCACGGAATCTCAACAGAAAAACCGTATACACGGGGTCGCCGATAACATGACCAGCGCCGCAGGCTTTCACGAAGCGAGGCCTCCATCCCAATCTTGCGACGGGCGTAGCCTACGGACGCGGTCCGCCGCCGTCGCGCTTCTTGGCCAACAGGCGCTCCGCCAGAGACGACTCGGCGGGCTCTGGAGCGGGTGGCGCTGCGGGCGGTGCGGGCGGTGTGGGTTGCTGCGGAGCGGGCGTGCTCGCCGCGGCGGTGGGCTGCGCGCGCATGGCAGCCAGCAGCTCGGCCGGAAGCGCATCGGCGGCACCGGCCTCGGCCGCCACGCTGCGCTGGTGGCTCTTGCGCAGGGCCAGCTGCTCGGCAGCGCTGGCCCCCGCGGGGACCAGGCTGCCCTGCGCCGGGGCACGCACCCGGCGCCAGCGCGGGAGCACCAAGCGGCGCCCGGCCACGCTCAACAGCAGCGCCAGCAGCGCGAGGCGCAGCGCCCACTCCCAGAGCGGGTCGTAGGCCACGCGGGGCGCGGGCCGCTCACGCAGCGCCTCGGCGAGGTCCGTGCGCACGCGCCCGCCGGTGAGCGCCGCGATCTGGGCCAGCAGCGCGCGCTGCGTGCCCACGCCACGCAGCTCGTCCGCCGCCGTGAGCACCGCACCCGACGTGCCCAGCAAGCGATCGTCCGCCGACGTGGTGGCCAGGTACGGGCCCGGCGCGCCGGGCGTGAAGGTGGCCTCGTAGCGGCCCGGCCCGGTCTGCCGCAGCGTGAGCGCCTCGCTCTGCCCGTGCGGGCCGGCCACGTGCGCGCGCAGGTTCAGGTGGTTGCGGTAGCGCCCCTCCGCGTCGAGCGCCTCGACCACCACGCGCCCCTCGCCGCCCTCGAGCGACAGCTGCACGCGCGCGTGCTGGTCTTGGCGTGGGCGGGCGACGTCCCGCGCGAGCTGCGCCATGAGCGGCGCGTACCCCGACCAGCCCAGCCAAGGGGCGGCGTAGCGCGCGCCGCTGTCGGTGGTG
It encodes the following:
- the pyk gene encoding pyruvate kinase — protein: MAPPRSPERRLTKIICTIGPATWSSEGLRGLLEAGMDVARLNMSHGDHPAHLKTIRNLKSLNKKLGNPVALLMDLQGPEIRTGELSESIDLKKGDVFYFSVLAGDAEAHTVHVNYQDLVRDLKRGDIVTVDNGLINLEVLAVEDHRLKCRVRDGGKLGSRKHVNLPGVHVNLPSITKKDRTDIQFAIEQDLDFIALSFVRGPEDILEVRALIEKAGGHQKLIAKIENREGVDNFDAILAVADGIMVARGDLGVEVDLEELPVIQRMIVRKCAIAGKPSIVATHLLESMIENPMPTRAEVTDVANAITEQADAIMLSGETATGAYPDRCVEILDRIARRIEREPSLGFYTLRPPTTTQREHIAQSACRLADSMHAAGIIVVTRRGLFGQLVSSYRPMRTPIYAFTNMSTSRRKLALLRGVVPFRMRLSNDPQKTIDAALARIREQVPVADGAKFVVVSDVRTSSGELVTSIQVRDA
- a CDS encoding DUF4399 domain-containing protein; this encodes MPVIPDTARVFFVTPSDGATVVGPISDGKVTVHVQMGVEGLTVMPAGTLADGGGHHHIIVDGDPVPRGTAVPADAQHIHYGLGQTEADLQLEPGPHTLRLQFADGAHRSYGSQVHTLIHVNVARADTGAPAPAPEAPAAEAPTE
- a CDS encoding serine/threonine protein kinase; translated protein: MTDRPTLVVCQACGAERDTRGGSCACGLRSSYPPAASSEPPPAGGPDRYALTEQLGRGAMGVVYRATELHSGRAVALKILHRKFLPGSVERVRFLREAQALASVSHPNIVRVFDMGFDAVGHPFVVMELLPGQTLAHLIERGPVDVRVAVGVTIGLLSALAAVHDAGIVHRDIKPGNIMVARVGGEVMVKLVDFGLSRRFGEDDRVTASGVALGTPPYMSPEQIMGERVGPSSDVYSVGCTLFELLTGRPPYDMRDSKNVAALFRRIIEEPPPLVSELRPDVPAELGMVVSRALHRDRNVRYPDCDTMRYALIDALGDQRGSGVPGAITGLVLDDASSTGERSRDAS